The following is a genomic window from Candidatus Obscuribacter sp..
GTCTGGCTTAAGGACCGTTTGGAAGTACGAATAGTTTAGTAACGCTAAAGCAATTATTATGTCCAATTGCCATAAACATGGCATGATGTTGAACATGAAAAACAAGAAACTTTTACTGGCCGCCACCGCCCTTATTGCCACAGGGGCGTGCGCTATTTTGGCTACCAACTGTGGTTTTTGCAACTCAAAAAAGGATGTGCAAGTGGGCGCAATTTACGATTTTAAGGCTAAAGCTCTTGATGGCAAAGAGATCAGTCTTGGTGACTACAAAGGCGATGTCATGCTCATAGTCAACACCGCCAGCAAATGTGGATTTACGCCGCAATACCAGGGACACGAGGCTTTAAACAAAGAGTATGCTGCCAAAGGGCTCAAGATTATAGGCTTTCCCTGCAATCAGTTTGGCGCTCAGGAGCCTGGTGATAGCTCGGCCATTGCCGAGTTTTGTCAGCGTAATTATGGTGTTGACTTTCAGATGATGGAAAAAATCGAAGTCAATGGCGAAAATGCCCACCCGCTCTATAAGTATTTGACCGAAGCGGCCCCCGGTGCGCTTGGGACAAAGGCCATCAAATGGAATTTCACCAAGTTTTTGGTGGATCGCAAAGGCGAAGTGCTCAAGCGTTATGCGCCTGATGTGAAGCCTGAAGACATTAAGACTGACATCGAAAAAGTGCTTTAATATCCGATCTGTCTGTTTAAACAAAAACCCGGGGTATTTGCTACTCCGGGTTTTTGCTTTTAGTCTATTTTGCTCTTAGTCTATTTTACTTTTTCAGCCTATTTTACTTTTTCGGTCATGGTCGAGAGTGTCTTTTGCGCTGCTGATGAGACATAGATATTGTCATCTTTAGCCAGTTCGTCTAAGAGACGTTGGGGCAGACTATTGTTTGACGCCAGTCCCATGCGTACATCTTCGCTCTGGTCTTTGCTTAACTCTTCCAGCACTGATTCGGGCGCGTTGGGGTTTTCGGAGACACCGAGGCGCACGTCTGAGTTAGGATCGCTGGCTAGTTTAATTAACAGACCGGCTGGTGTGTGTGGGTTTTCGGCTACTCTAATGCGGATTTTTTCGTTGGGATCATCTGCCAGGCGAGTTAATGCCACTGATGCTGTGTGATGGTTGCTGGCCAAGATCAGGCGGATATGGGTCTCGTCATCGGCATAACTGCCAGGAGCATCGGGTTGCTCTTTGTGCAACTGATGTATCGAGTTGAGCAGTGCGCTCAGCTTGGGCGCAGTGATAGGTTTAGCGATGTAATAGTTCATTTTTAGCTTGAGAGCTTCCATCACGTCTTCATCGTTTTCGGATACAGTCAAAAGTACCACTGGTATTGTCCGTAATACCGGATCGTTTTTGATGTCCTGGAGCACTTCGTGCCCGTTTTTGCGAGGCATATTGAGGTCGAGCAAGATTACGTCAGGGAGCGGCTTATCGCCAGCTTCTTTGATTTTGTGGAGGTACTCCATGGCTTCGACGCCGTCATTTACGACATTGAGTTCGTATTTTAGATCCGAGCGTTTTAGTGCTTCCTGAGTGAGGCGCACATCTGATGGCGTATCTTCAACCAGTAAGATTTCGATACCTGTATTCATTTGGATTCTCCTTGCTTTGCGCGCGCTGCTGGTAATGTAAAAAAGAAGATTGAGCCATCGCCGGGGTGGATTCTACCCAGATGTTGCCGCCGTGCGATGTGACAATCCGCTTGCAAATTGCCAGCCCCATACCTGTTCCGGGATATTTGCCTTTGCCGTGGAGGCGGGCAAACATATCAAAAATTTTGTGTGAATATTGAGGGTCTATACCAATACCGTTGTCTCTAAACGAAAACAGCCATTGACCAGCGTTTTCTTCGGTGGTGATGGATATCTGTGGTGTTTGCGGACCGCGATATTTGATGGCGTTGCTAATCAGATTTTGAAATAGTTGCACCACATGCAGTCTCTGCACAGCCACATCTGGCAGCTTGTCTATTTCAAAAGTAGTGCCGGTTTCGCTTATCGAAGTTTTTAAATTAGCCATCACTTCGGTCATGACCGAGCCGCAATTGGTGCAATGGCTGCCGGCTTCGATATTGCTTGACTCACTGTGCAAAAGTACCGCTCTAATCAGGTTTTGCATGCGAGCTGTGCCGTCGAGTATATACTCGATAAATTCTTGTTGGTCTTTATCCAGTTTGCCTTGAGCGCTTTCTGCCAATAGATTGGCAAAACCCTGTACTGCACGCAAGGGCTCCTGCAAATCATGTGAGGCGACTTTGGCAAATTGTTTGAGTTCTTCGTTGGAGCGTGTCAGGCGCTCGGTGCGCTCTTGCACTAGTCGCTCTAGCTCCTGGTGGAATTTTTGCCGCTCTGTGATATCTCTAGCAAAAGCACAGTAAGTAAAGTGCGTGTCTTCTTTGACTTTAAAAAAGCCTATCTCCAGCGGAAACTCGTGCCCGTCGCTATGCACAGCTGTGATTTCACTGGTCAATTTGACTATGGTTGCTTCGTTGTTGGCAAAGGATCTCTCAGTCTCTTTGAGATACTGTCTGCGCAAATGATGGGGGATGATGATAGCCATGCTGCGACCCATCACTTCGCTTTTTTTGCGCCCAAAAATAGATTCTGCCTGTGAATTCCAATCAGTGATTCTAAAGCGTGAATCCATTGAGATAAAGGCGTCATAGGAGTTTTCGAGGACTGTGCGCAGTCGCTCCTCACCTCTGTGCAGCTCCAGCTCCACTTTGTTGCGCTCGACTGCATAACGCAGACAGCGCAAGACCGAGGCATCTGGCACGATATCTTTGACCAGGCAATCTTGCGCACCGTTTTTAACCACGCGCAGAGCCAGGTCTTTGTCTTTTTCGTCGGTAAAAACAATAATAGGCACGCCGACAGCTGTCTCGCGCATCTGCATCAGTGTAAGGATGCCTGAGCTATCGGGCAACACGAGATCAAGCAAAATACCATCAAAGTGTTTTTGCTTGAGTTGGGCGCGGGCTTGCGCCAGTGTGTAAGCACAGGTGACGCCGATGCCGTGCTGCTGCAGGCTGGCGTTTAAAGTGCTTTGTCTTGAAGTTACATCCTCGACCAGGAGTATTTCCATTCAGTCCGTCCTATCTTTGCCTTTAGCAGGCAGTTTTAGAGCAGGCGCAATACGCTTGCTTTAAGTTCCAGGTTGCCTGAAAGATGCCGGCCCGAGATAAACGGGAAAAATCGCCATGGTCACCACCAATAAATACGTGCCCCATTTAACGCTCGAATAAGCCGTTTAAAACCGGGATACTTTGGAATTTTTCACAATACAGCCCCCTTTTATCCTGTGAGATAAAGTTAAGGATGGTCGAGTGAACCAATAGTGGACTATGTACGTCCTAACTTAAGTGTAAGATCAAGTCGTTTTAGAGTGTTACCATCAGACTCAACTTGACTCAATAGTGTAAGTGTCATTGGTCTCATAGTGGCCCGATTGCGGAATCAATATGGATAAAAGTGTGTTAGACGAATCAGCTGCGCCAGTCTCCAGCCAATCAAGCGAGATAAAAGCTAAGGGGAGTGCTAAGAATTCCTCAGTGCGTATCGGCCTGCTTGTAGCTCTGGTGGCACTCTCTGCTGGTTTGGCTTTTGGTCTGCCGCATTTATTTGGCGGCAAAAAAGATGTTGCCACATCTGGACGCGGCGAAAAAGGCGCAGCTAATCGCCCTGTGCCTGTCACTACAGCTATTGCCAAGGCTGGCACACTGCCAGTAGAGGTCCGCACCATTGGCAATGTCTTGCCTTATTCGGTGGTCAATGTCACTCCACAGGTGTCCGGTCAATTGCTCCAAGTGATGTTTAAGCAAGGCGACTATGTCAGTAAGGGTGATTTGTTATTTCAAATAGATCCGCGCGCCTATCAGGCTGCTCTGGATCAAGCGCTTGGTAATTTGCAGCGTGACAAAGCTATGCTCAAGCAAGCTCAAGCCAATCTCCAAAAAGACATCGCCCAGCAAGGTCAGGTCCAGGCCACTCTCAAGCGCGATAAAGTGCAAGCCAAGTTTGCCAATATCGAGCAAGACCGTTATCGCATGCTGGAGGAGCAGGGCGTCATCTCCATGGAGCAACGCCAGCAGATGAGCACCAATGCTGTGACGGCAGAAGCGGCTGTGGAAGGCACCAAAAAAGCCATAGAAAATGCGCAGGCTATTTTGGAGGCAGACAAAGCTGCCATCGAGACAGCGCAGGGCACCATTGCTGCCGACAATGCCAGTGTTGAGACTGCTCGCATCCAGCTTGGCTTTACACAGATACGCTCGCCTATAACAGGGCGTACCGGCAGCCTCAATGTCTATCCCGGCAATGTCGTCTCTGTGTCTAGCGGTATGACCGCGACGCCGCTTGTTACCATCGACCAGATTCAGCCTATCTATGTCAACTTTACTGTGCCGGAGGAGTACATCGATGCTCTGCGCCAGGCTCCAGGCCAAAGGCACACTCCAGGTCTCTATTCGCATCCAGGGCGACAAAGCGCAGCCACTCAAAGGCCAGGTCACCTTCCTTGAGCACACAGTCAACACCGGCACTGGTACCATCGCTATGCGCGCCGAGTTTGCTAACTCCGACAAAAAACTCTTTCCCGGTCAGTATATAGAGGTTATTCTCTCCATGCCTGCCGACAAGCCCTGTGTGCTTATCCCCACTGCGGCTGTGGAGACCACACAGCAGGGCAGCGCTGTTTATATAGTCAAAGAGGGCGGCACAGTTGACCTTCGTCCAGTCA
Proteins encoded in this region:
- a CDS encoding glutathione peroxidase translates to MKNKKLLLAATALIATGACAILATNCGFCNSKKDVQVGAIYDFKAKALDGKEISLGDYKGDVMLIVNTASKCGFTPQYQGHEALNKEYAAKGLKIIGFPCNQFGAQEPGDSSAIAEFCQRNYGVDFQMMEKIEVNGENAHPLYKYLTEAAPGALGTKAIKWNFTKFLVDRKGEVLKRYAPDVKPEDIKTDIEKVL
- a CDS encoding response regulator gives rise to the protein MNTGIEILLVEDTPSDVRLTQEALKRSDLKYELNVVNDGVEAMEYLHKIKEAGDKPLPDVILLDLNMPRKNGHEVLQDIKNDPVLRTIPVVLLTVSENDEDVMEALKLKMNYYIAKPITAPKLSALLNSIHQLHKEQPDAPGSYADDETHIRLILASNHHTASVALTRLADDPNEKIRIRVAENPHTPAGLLIKLASDPNSDVRLGVSENPNAPESVLEELSKDQSEDVRMGLASNNSLPQRLLDELAKDDNIYVSSAAQKTLSTMTEKVK
- a CDS encoding PAS domain S-box protein; this encodes MEILLVEDVTSRQSTLNASLQQHGIGVTCAYTLAQARAQLKQKHFDGILLDLVLPDSSGILTLMQMRETAVGVPIIVFTDEKDKDLALRVVKNGAQDCLVKDIVPDASVLRCLRYAVERNKVELELHRGEERLRTVLENSYDAFISMDSRFRITDWNSQAESIFGRKKSEVMGRSMAIIIPHHLRRQYLKETERSFANNEATIVKLTSEITAVHSDGHEFPLEIGFFKVKEDTHFTYCAFARDITERQKFHQELERLVQERTERLTRSNEELKQFAKVASHDLQEPLRAVQGFANLLAESAQGKLDKDQQEFIEYILDGTARMQNLIRAVLLHSESSNIEAGSHCTNCGSVMTEVMANLKTSISETGTTFEIDKLPDVAVQRLHVVQLFQNLISNAIKYRGPQTPQISITTEENAGQWLFSFRDNGIGIDPQYSHKIFDMFARLHGKGKYPGTGMGLAICKRIVTSHGGNIWVESTPAMAQSSFLHYQQRAQSKENPNEYRYRNLTG
- a CDS encoding HlyD family secretion protein, which encodes MDKSVLDESAAPVSSQSSEIKAKGSAKNSSVRIGLLVALVALSAGLAFGLPHLFGGKKDVATSGRGEKGAANRPVPVTTAIAKAGTLPVEVRTIGNVLPYSVVNVTPQVSGQLLQVMFKQGDYVSKGDLLFQIDPRAYQAALDQALGNLQRDKAMLKQAQANLQKDIAQQGQVQATLKRDKVQAKFANIEQDRYRMLEEQGVISMEQRQQMSTNAVTAEAAVEGTKKAIENAQAILEADKAAIETAQGTIAADNASVETARIQLGFTQIRSPITGRTGSLNVYPGNVVSVSSGMTATPLVTIDQIQPIYVNFTVPEEYIDALRQAPGQRHTPGLYSHPGRQSAATQRPGHLP
- a CDS encoding efflux RND transporter periplasmic adaptor subunit, with the protein product MLCARLQAKGTLQVSIRIQGDKAQPLKGQVTFLEHTVNTGTGTIAMRAEFANSDKKLFPGQYIEVILSMPADKPCVLIPTAAVETTQQGSAVYIVKEGGTVDLRPVTVLRSKGDITGVTSGVAVGDTVVTDGTMQLSPGARVSVTSDKDRPAGRRP